In the genome of Halostella limicola, one region contains:
- a CDS encoding YbaK/EbsC family protein, with protein sequence MHPTAERFAERAREEHGLDVDVTEFPEGTKTAEDAADAVGCDVDQIVKSIVMQADGDVVVALTSGANRVSEERLAAHADVPADAVEPAAPAIVKDRLGWSIGGVPPVCHDEDVPVLFDDTFENYDTVWAAAGTPDAVFPIAPEQLLIESGATVVDVTE encoded by the coding sequence ATGCATCCGACAGCCGAACGATTCGCAGAGCGGGCGCGCGAGGAGCACGGTCTCGACGTCGACGTGACGGAGTTCCCCGAGGGGACGAAGACCGCGGAGGACGCCGCGGACGCCGTCGGATGCGACGTGGACCAGATCGTCAAAAGCATCGTCATGCAGGCGGACGGCGACGTCGTCGTCGCCCTCACGAGCGGCGCGAACCGCGTCAGCGAGGAGCGACTGGCGGCGCACGCGGACGTCCCCGCCGACGCCGTGGAACCGGCAGCCCCCGCCATCGTCAAGGACCGTCTGGGCTGGTCCATCGGCGGCGTGCCGCCGGTGTGTCACGACGAGGATGTCCCCGTCCTCTTCGACGACACCTTCGAGAACTACGACACGGTGTGGGCGGCCGCGGGCACCCCCGACGCGGTGTTTCCGATCGCCCCGGAGCAACTGCTCATCGAGAGCGGCGCGACAGTCGTCGACGTCACCGAGTGA
- a CDS encoding MFS transporter, protein MTGDRWLYGWGTGYAAVGAASLLVPLYALEQGADALLVGLMASTAAFAGVPGAIIWGRLASRTGRRRVFVATALAATAVVLAAIPFLRSPFALLLANAALWFVVAAAAPVLSLIVVDGVPEAEWERVLGRLNHYQGYGWLLGLLAGALWTGAAGTRTDAVTAQRQFFLLSAAAALLGLAVVAYWYPEKSTVSERRFARVYRKFARTTGRTFRAVPFGPGRVYWSLRSFDRRRLSGRLRSGLGAYLVALTLCFVGFSTFFGPLPAYLAEESFSTGEVFALFVLSSAGSAAFYARAGALSTRYDPRRLQTVALVARAGAFPAVGLVGLALVPPAALAVQSPLFAIVGVTWAIIAVTAAGLVTRLAPATARGDALGAYAALSSLGGGVGSALGGWAATAHGYVFTFGAAAALVAVGAVLVALAPGTATSPLGSPTED, encoded by the coding sequence ATGACCGGCGATCGCTGGCTGTACGGATGGGGAACCGGGTACGCCGCCGTCGGGGCGGCGTCGCTGCTCGTGCCCCTGTACGCGCTGGAACAGGGCGCCGACGCGCTCCTGGTCGGCCTGATGGCGTCGACCGCTGCGTTCGCGGGCGTTCCGGGCGCGATCATCTGGGGACGGCTCGCGTCCCGGACCGGTCGCCGTCGCGTGTTCGTCGCGACGGCGCTGGCCGCGACGGCCGTCGTCCTCGCCGCGATCCCCTTCCTGCGGTCCCCCTTCGCGCTGCTTCTGGCCAACGCGGCGCTGTGGTTCGTGGTCGCGGCCGCCGCGCCGGTGCTCTCGCTGATCGTCGTCGACGGTGTCCCCGAGGCGGAGTGGGAGCGGGTGCTCGGCCGCCTGAATCACTATCAGGGGTACGGATGGCTGCTCGGACTGCTCGCCGGGGCACTGTGGACCGGCGCCGCGGGGACGCGGACCGACGCCGTCACCGCCCAGCGGCAGTTCTTCCTCCTGTCGGCCGCGGCGGCGCTCCTCGGCCTCGCCGTCGTCGCGTACTGGTACCCCGAGAAGTCCACCGTGTCGGAGCGTCGCTTCGCCCGCGTCTACCGCAAGTTCGCGCGGACGACGGGGCGGACGTTCCGCGCGGTGCCGTTCGGCCCGGGGCGGGTGTACTGGTCGCTGCGGTCGTTCGACCGCCGGCGCCTCTCCGGACGGCTCCGCTCGGGGCTCGGCGCCTACCTCGTCGCGCTGACGCTGTGTTTCGTCGGGTTCTCGACGTTCTTCGGGCCGCTCCCCGCCTACCTCGCCGAGGAGTCGTTCTCGACCGGCGAGGTGTTCGCGCTGTTCGTCCTCTCGAGCGCGGGGTCGGCCGCGTTCTACGCCCGTGCCGGCGCGCTCTCGACGCGGTACGACCCCCGCCGTCTCCAGACGGTCGCGCTCGTCGCGCGGGCCGGGGCGTTCCCCGCGGTCGGGCTGGTCGGGCTGGCGCTCGTCCCGCCGGCGGCCCTCGCCGTCCAGTCCCCGCTGTTCGCGATCGTGGGCGTCACCTGGGCGATCATCGCCGTGACCGCCGCCGGACTCGTCACGCGGCTGGCGCCGGCGACCGCCCGCGGGGACGCGCTGGGGGCGTACGCCGCGCTGTCGAGCCTCGGCGGCGGCGTCGGGAGCGCCCTCGGCGGGTGGGCGGCGACGGCCCACGGCTACGTCTTCACCTTCGGCGCTGCCGCGGCGCTGGTCGCCGTCGGCGCGGTGCTCGTCGCGCTCGCCCCGGGAACGGCGACCTCGCCTCTCGGGTCGCCGACTGAGGACTAA
- a CDS encoding carbohydrate kinase family protein — protein sequence MSHDVLVAGETLVDFIPDAPGALDEIDAFARRAGGAPANVAVALARLDEAPLFWTRVGADPFGDFLADTLSEYGVPDRFVERDPSAKTTLAFVTHDEDADRSFSFYRDGTADTRMQSGAVPDDALDSVEWVHVGGVTLADEPSRTATLDLTERAAERGCTVSFDPNARPELWGSDAEFETVAGWALAETNVLKATPAELRALGVAGDDPEALARNACDEGPHTVLLTLGGEGALAVATDEAPWSGTARHAGYSVDPVDTTGAGDAFTAGAIAALADRRGLDEALAFANAVAATTTTAKGAMAALPDRESVGAVRD from the coding sequence ATGAGCCACGACGTTCTCGTCGCTGGGGAGACGCTCGTCGACTTCATCCCCGACGCCCCCGGCGCGCTCGACGAGATCGACGCGTTTGCCCGCCGCGCGGGCGGCGCGCCCGCGAACGTCGCCGTCGCGCTGGCGCGACTCGACGAGGCGCCGCTGTTCTGGACCCGCGTCGGCGCGGACCCGTTCGGCGACTTCCTCGCGGATACGCTCTCTGAGTACGGGGTGCCCGACCGGTTCGTCGAACGGGACCCGAGCGCCAAGACCACGCTCGCGTTCGTCACCCACGACGAGGACGCGGACCGGTCGTTCTCCTTCTACCGCGACGGCACCGCCGACACGCGCATGCAGTCGGGGGCGGTCCCCGACGACGCGCTCGACAGCGTCGAGTGGGTCCACGTCGGCGGCGTCACGCTGGCGGACGAACCGAGCCGAACGGCGACGCTGGACCTCACGGAACGGGCGGCCGAGCGGGGCTGTACCGTGTCGTTCGACCCCAACGCGCGCCCCGAACTCTGGGGGAGCGACGCCGAGTTCGAGACGGTCGCGGGGTGGGCGCTTGCGGAGACGAACGTCCTCAAGGCGACGCCCGCGGAGCTGCGGGCACTGGGCGTCGCGGGCGACGACCCCGAGGCGCTCGCCCGCAACGCCTGCGACGAGGGCCCCCACACCGTCCTCCTGACCCTCGGCGGCGAGGGCGCGCTCGCCGTCGCCACGGACGAGGCCCCCTGGAGCGGAACGGCCCGCCACGCGGGCTATTCGGTGGATCCCGTGGACACGACCGGCGCCGGCGACGCCTTCACGGCCGGCGCCATCGCTGCGCTCGCCGACAGACGCGGCCTCGACGAGGCGCTCGCGTTCGCCAACGCGGTCGCCGCCACCACGACGACGGCGAAGGGCGCGATGGCCGCGCTCCCCGACCGCGAGTCGGTCGGCGCGGTGCGGGATTAG
- a CDS encoding outer membrane protein assembly factor BamB family protein, with translation MRRRTLLKAGSACLGGAVAGYFGVDGLGTTGAATVGASPPAITDTAFEIRDQGCGNGSQRATVQTDESESRVVVEGAATAPNACYTAELADATYDAEADALSVAVRTFEREDAEVCAQCLTTIEYTATVSFEGGLPGRVSVRHDETTVNEVGTAASAWPQFAFDAANTARSPVGRGPRDAPSVQWAREGATGAPAIVEGSAYVGSPDGAVRAVDAESGSERWTFEADDRILGTPAVRTSAGDGAGTVFAASAGGTVYAVNAESGESRWSRSVDGPVDAAPALATVDDGATVVVGTRRRGDGGGTVHALAAEVGSVRWSRDAGGSVPVAPAVGREIVYATRADGTLLALSLADGSVRWEQSVGESAGDVSAPALDDGVVYLSARVTDGGESVGRVVAVDAETGEPDWNADLAAPALPRSLAIADDAVVACATAYEGVDLIDEEGDSGDGTGTRGTVHALSPEDGSERWTRRATVGVGAGPTVAGRTAYVPLDGGVTALAVDDGSERWTASLPARLVTPPTPANRRLYVGAEGDRLVSLGRDGVDGTADSDAGSGSNATNATDGADGALTR, from the coding sequence ATGAGACGAAGAACCCTCCTGAAGGCCGGCTCCGCCTGTCTCGGAGGCGCCGTGGCCGGCTACTTCGGCGTCGACGGGCTGGGGACCACCGGAGCGGCGACCGTCGGCGCGTCCCCGCCGGCGATCACCGACACCGCCTTCGAGATACGCGACCAGGGCTGCGGCAACGGGAGCCAGCGGGCGACGGTCCAGACCGACGAGTCCGAGAGCCGGGTCGTCGTCGAGGGCGCGGCCACCGCCCCGAACGCCTGCTACACCGCCGAACTCGCGGACGCGACCTACGACGCCGAGGCCGACGCGCTCTCGGTCGCCGTCCGGACGTTCGAGCGCGAGGACGCGGAGGTCTGCGCGCAGTGTCTCACCACCATCGAGTACACCGCGACGGTCTCCTTCGAGGGCGGCCTGCCCGGGCGGGTGTCGGTGCGCCACGACGAGACGACGGTGAACGAGGTCGGCACGGCCGCCTCGGCCTGGCCGCAGTTCGCCTTCGACGCCGCCAACACGGCCCGGTCGCCCGTCGGGCGCGGCCCACGCGACGCCCCGAGCGTGCAGTGGGCCAGAGAGGGCGCGACCGGCGCGCCGGCGATCGTCGAGGGGTCGGCGTACGTCGGGAGCCCTGACGGCGCCGTCCGGGCCGTCGACGCCGAGAGCGGGAGCGAGCGCTGGACGTTCGAGGCCGACGACAGGATCCTCGGAACGCCGGCGGTCAGGACGAGCGCCGGCGACGGCGCCGGCACCGTCTTCGCGGCCAGCGCGGGCGGGACCGTCTACGCCGTGAACGCCGAATCCGGGGAGTCCCGCTGGTCGCGGTCCGTCGACGGGCCGGTGGACGCCGCCCCCGCCCTCGCGACGGTCGACGACGGCGCGACGGTGGTCGTCGGCACCCGCCGCCGCGGCGACGGCGGGGGGACGGTCCACGCGTTGGCCGCCGAGGTCGGGTCGGTCCGCTGGTCCCGGGACGCCGGCGGGTCCGTCCCGGTCGCCCCCGCGGTCGGGCGGGAGATCGTCTACGCCACGCGGGCGGACGGGACCCTGCTCGCGCTGTCGCTCGCGGACGGGTCGGTGCGGTGGGAGCAGTCGGTCGGGGAGTCCGCGGGCGACGTCTCCGCCCCCGCCCTCGACGACGGCGTTGTGTACCTCTCCGCGCGCGTGACCGACGGGGGCGAATCGGTCGGCAGGGTCGTCGCGGTCGACGCCGAGACCGGCGAACCGGACTGGAATGCCGATCTCGCCGCGCCCGCGCTCCCGCGTTCGCTGGCTATCGCCGACGACGCCGTCGTCGCCTGCGCGACCGCCTACGAGGGCGTCGACCTGATCGACGAAGAGGGCGACAGCGGCGACGGGACCGGTACGCGCGGGACGGTCCACGCCCTCTCCCCCGAGGACGGGAGCGAGCGCTGGACTCGCCGAGCGACCGTCGGCGTCGGGGCGGGGCCGACCGTCGCGGGACGGACGGCGTACGTGCCACTCGACGGCGGCGTGACCGCGCTCGCCGTCGACGACGGGAGCGAGCGCTGGACCGCGTCCCTGCCGGCCCGCCTCGTCACGCCGCCGACGCCGGCGAACCGGCGCCTGTACGTCGGCGCCGAGGGGGACCGTCTCGTCTCGCTCGGGCGGGACGGCGTCGATGGAACTGCTGACTCGGACGCCGGGAGCGGTTCGAACGCGACGAACGCCACGGACGGCGCCGACGGCGCGCTCACTCGGTGA